The region GTCCTCACGCGCGTCGTCCGCCTGGACCCCCAGCGCGCGACGCCCATCATGTTCCAGCGAGAAAGCGACCGACGGATGCGCCATGGCAAGGCGACGCACAATATCGAGACAGGCCGCATATTCCGCTTTCGCCGAGCGGAGGAATTTGCGGCGGGCGGGCACCCGAGCGAAAAGCTGCTCGACTGTGACGCGCGTACCGGGCGGCAGTGCGGCAGGACCTTCGGAGAGCAGCGCACCATTATCGATCGTACGATTCCAGCCGTCCTGCCCTGGGAGCCTGCTGTCGATGGAAAGCCGGGCCACGCTAGCGATGGACGGCAAGGCCTCGCCTCGAAAACCAAGAGTCGTTACGTTCTCGATTGCATCATCGGGCAATTTCGAGGTCGCGTGCCTTTCAAGGGCCAGGGCGATTTCCGCCGGAGCCATCCCGCAGCCATCATCGCTCACCTCGATCCGGTCGAGCCCGCCATTGCCCAAGCGTATGGAAATACGCGAAGCTCCGGCATCCAACGCATTTTCCACGATTTCCTTGAGCGCGCTGGCGGGTCTTTCAACCACTTCGCCCGCTGCGATGCGGTTGACCAGATGTTCAGGCAGGCGGCGTATTGACATTGATTAGTGACTAGCCCAAGCGAGCGCTTTCCGCGAGCCGTTGTCCCCGAAAATTTTTACTTCCTGACAGGGGAGGATGACAGGGACGCCGGAACGTGGCACGGACATCCGAACGCCCCGGTTCGCGTCGCCGGGACGGGCGGGCTGAACAGGAATGCGCATGTCGATCTTTTCGCGACTTTTCAAACTTTCCTCCCAAGATATGGCTATCGACCTCGGCACGGCAAACACCGTCGTCTACGTGCGCGGCCGAGGGATCGTCCTGAATGAGCCGTCCGTAGTGGCAGTGGAGACGCTGAATGGCGTCAAGCGGGTCAAGGCTGTGGGCGATGACGCCAAGCTCATGATGGGTAAGACCCCTGATTCGATTGAGGCCATTCGCCCCTTGCGCGACGGCGTTATCGCGGACATCGATGTCGCCGAGCAGATGATCAAGCACTTCATCACCAAGGTGCATGGCGGCAAATCTCGTCCTTGGCGCTTCCCCGAAATCGTCATCTGCGTACCGTCAGGTTCCACAAGTGTCGAACGCCGCGCGATTCGCGATGCAGCGAGCAACGCTGGCGCCAGCCAGGTTTTCCTGATTGAGGAACCCATGGCAGCCGCGATCGGCGCCGACATGCCAGTAACGGAGCCGATTGGTTCCATGGTCGTCGATATCGGGGGCGGCACGACCGAAGTCGCCGTACTGTCGCTGCGGGGGCTGGCCTATACCACCTCGGTCCGGGTGGGCGGCGACAAAATGGACGAAGCGATCGTGTCCTTCGTTCGTCGCCACCACAACCTCCTCATCGGAGAAGCAACCGCCGAACGCATCAAGAAGCAATTCGGGGTGGCTCAACCGCCCGAGGACGGCGTAGGCGAGACGATTCACATCAAAGGCCGCGACCTGGTGAACGGCGTTCCGAAGGAAATCTCCATCAATCAGGGCCAGATTGCCGACGCGCTGGCCGAGCCAATCAGCACCATCGTCGAAGGCGTGCGCATCGCACTGGAAAACACCGCTCCAGAACTGGCCGCCGATATCGTCGATCAAGGCATCGTCCTGACCGGTGGCGGCGCACTGCTCAAGGGCTTGGACGACGAACTGCGCGACGAGACCGGCCTGCCCGTTACTATCGCCGAAGATCCGTTGACCTGCGTTGCGATCGGCACGGGCCGGGCAATGGAGGATCCGATCTTCCGAGGCGTTCTGCAGACCGCTTAAGGTCGGGGAGACCACCACATGGCGCGGCCACCCAGCCGGCGTCCCGGCTACAACCGCAAAGCGCAGTATAGCCTGTTCGCCAGCTATGTCGTGGCGATCACGGGGGCTGCCGTTGGTCTCCTCTTGGTGGCCGTCGCGATTTTCGATCCTACCGGCTTTGCGGCAATCAGGACTGCGACGTCTGAAATCTCGCGTCCAGCTTCACTTGGCCTGCGCAATATGGTGAGCGGCATCAGCTCGCTCGACGAGGTGCTGACCGCATATTGGCGTGCAGGATCTCAAAATATCGCACTTCGCCGTCAAGTCGAAGCGGATCGCAACCTCATCATCGAGGCAAAGGCGATTTCGCAGGAGAATCTGCGCCTCAAAAAATTACTGAAGCTGGTTGACGAGGATGACAGCAGCTTGCTGACAGCGCGATTGATTTCCTCATCCTCCTCAAGCCCTCGCCGCTTTGCGCGCTTGAACGCCGGGCGTTGGCAAGGAGTGCGAACGGGAATGCCTGTCCGCGCATCCGAAGGACTGATTGGACGCATCCACAGCGTAACCCCCAATACCGCCGAAGTACTGCTGCTGACCGATAGCAGCAACATCGTGCCAATCCGCAGGGCAACCGACAGCGTCCCCGCCATATCTACCGGGCTGGGCGACGGAACGCTGGAAATCCGTTCGCTGGCAGCGGGTCGCAATCCCTTCAGTCCTGGCGACATTCTGGTGACTTCAGGCGTCGGCGGCATCTACCAGCCAAACATTCCCGTGGCGGTTGTCGTGCGGGTGGCGGGCGAGATCGCCTATGGCGTACCGCTGGCCAACCCGTCCAAGGTCGATGCAGTAGTCGTCGAACGCTCGTTCGAGGAAGCTGTCACACGCAATGAACCGGCCGCGGCGGAAAGCGCCCCGGAGCCGGTGACAAACGCCACTGTCCAATGATTGATCCGCATCTCCAGCATGTTCCCCGGCTCGGCCGCCATCCTTCACGCTTTCGGCTGGCCGGAACCCCGGTGATCGCGGTCATGCTGGGATCGGCGTTCAGTGTATTGCCCCTGATCGCCCAAGCACCGGTCATGCCGCCCTTCGGCCTTCTTCTGCTGCTGTCGTGGAGGCTGCTACGTCCAGAACTGTGGCGTGCCTGGATCGGCCTGCCGCTGGGACTGTTCGATGACATTCTGAGCGGTCAGCCCATAGGTTCTGCGATGTTTCTGTGGACCATGACGCTGATAGGTATCGATGCCATCGAACACCGCATCGTATGGCGCAGCTACCGGCAGGACTGGTTAATTGCGGCGGCCGCAATTATCTTCTGCATTGCCGGCGGAGTGTTCTTCGCACGGATCACAGGCGGAGGGGACATCAAACTGAAACTGGTCGCGCCGCAAATGCTTTGGACGATCCTGCTCTTTCCCTTCGTGGTGCGGCAATGCGCCCGGATCGATCGCTGGCGCGTAATGGCATGAAGCTGACGACCCTCCCGCGGAAAGCCGTAACCGAAGCATCCTTGTC is a window of Sphingobium sp. MI1205 DNA encoding:
- a CDS encoding rod shape-determining protein; this encodes MSIFSRLFKLSSQDMAIDLGTANTVVYVRGRGIVLNEPSVVAVETLNGVKRVKAVGDDAKLMMGKTPDSIEAIRPLRDGVIADIDVAEQMIKHFITKVHGGKSRPWRFPEIVICVPSGSTSVERRAIRDAASNAGASQVFLIEEPMAAAIGADMPVTEPIGSMVVDIGGGTTEVAVLSLRGLAYTTSVRVGGDKMDEAIVSFVRRHHNLLIGEATAERIKKQFGVAQPPEDGVGETIHIKGRDLVNGVPKEISINQGQIADALAEPISTIVEGVRIALENTAPELAADIVDQGIVLTGGGALLKGLDDELRDETGLPVTIAEDPLTCVAIGTGRAMEDPIFRGVLQTA
- the mreD gene encoding rod shape-determining protein MreD; translated protein: MIDPHLQHVPRLGRHPSRFRLAGTPVIAVMLGSAFSVLPLIAQAPVMPPFGLLLLLSWRLLRPELWRAWIGLPLGLFDDILSGQPIGSAMFLWTMTLIGIDAIEHRIVWRSYRQDWLIAAAAIIFCIAGGVFFARITGGGDIKLKLVAPQMLWTILLFPFVVRQCARIDRWRVMA
- the mreC gene encoding rod shape-determining protein MreC produces the protein MARPPSRRPGYNRKAQYSLFASYVVAITGAAVGLLLVAVAIFDPTGFAAIRTATSEISRPASLGLRNMVSGISSLDEVLTAYWRAGSQNIALRRQVEADRNLIIEAKAISQENLRLKKLLKLVDEDDSSLLTARLISSSSSSPRRFARLNAGRWQGVRTGMPVRASEGLIGRIHSVTPNTAEVLLLTDSSNIVPIRRATDSVPAISTGLGDGTLEIRSLAAGRNPFSPGDILVTSGVGGIYQPNIPVAVVVRVAGEIAYGVPLANPSKVDAVVVERSFEEAVTRNEPAAAESAPEPVTNATVQ